In Frondihabitans sp. PAMC 28766, a genomic segment contains:
- a CDS encoding NUDIX domain-containing protein, with protein sequence MSIARASTTTATTVVAAGAVCWRVVDDKIRVLLIHREHHHDVSLPKGKVDEGEATPETAVREIREETGYRVTLGAPLGTAEYLLPGGRDKVVHYWAAEVDDESYAEAGSFRPNDEVQQIEWVAIAKARTQLTYERDAEVLDRFADRVSTDHLRTFAIVALRHAKALSPSEWSGVDATRPLHPAGRKQAKAIAPGIAAWSPSKIIASTAARCQATVEPLSGRLHVGVKQSDDISQDAFETGTDAVAGVVKKRLKKGVNAVLCSHGPVLPEIIRQVSAQTRGGHRLDLRRYSSLGTADYTVLHISTSDQTLVAVETHGPAQ encoded by the coding sequence GTGAGCATCGCTCGAGCCTCCACGACCACGGCCACGACGGTCGTCGCCGCCGGCGCGGTCTGCTGGCGTGTCGTCGACGACAAGATCCGGGTGCTCCTCATCCATCGCGAGCATCACCACGACGTCTCACTGCCCAAGGGCAAGGTCGACGAGGGCGAGGCGACGCCCGAGACCGCCGTGCGCGAGATCCGCGAAGAGACCGGTTACCGGGTGACGCTCGGGGCTCCTCTCGGCACCGCCGAATACCTCCTGCCGGGTGGCCGAGACAAGGTCGTGCACTACTGGGCGGCCGAAGTCGACGACGAGTCGTATGCCGAAGCCGGTTCGTTCCGCCCCAACGACGAGGTCCAGCAGATCGAGTGGGTGGCGATCGCAAAAGCGCGCACTCAGCTCACCTACGAGCGCGACGCGGAGGTGCTCGACCGGTTCGCCGACCGCGTCTCGACCGACCACCTCCGCACGTTCGCGATAGTGGCCCTGCGGCACGCCAAGGCTCTCTCACCGAGCGAGTGGTCGGGGGTCGACGCGACCCGGCCTCTGCATCCTGCCGGCCGGAAGCAGGCGAAGGCCATCGCACCCGGCATCGCCGCGTGGTCGCCGAGCAAGATCATCGCCAGCACCGCCGCCCGCTGCCAGGCCACCGTCGAACCGCTCTCCGGTCGCCTGCACGTGGGTGTCAAGCAGTCGGACGACATCTCGCAGGATGCCTTCGAGACCGGCACGGATGCCGTCGCGGGCGTCGTGAAGAAGCGCCTCAAGAAGGGCGTCAACGCCGTGCTCTGCAGCCACGGCCCGGTGCTACCCGAAATCATCCGGCAGGTATCGGCTCAGACACGCGGCGGTCACCGCCTCGACCTGCGGCGCTACTCGTCGCTCGGCACCGCCGATTACACCGTGCTGCACATCTCGACCAGCGATCAGACGCTCGTCGCCGTCGAGACCCACGGCCCCGCCCAGTAG
- a CDS encoding phosphoglyceromutase → MTSTLILLRHGNSDWNQKNLFTGWVDVRLSEQGVAEAKRAGELLSSSGLKADILYTSLLTRAIQTANLALEVADRLWIPVKRSWRLNERHYGALQGKDKAQTLEQYGPEQFQTWRRSFDVPPPPLDDDSEFSQAHDERYADLGADAPRTESLKLVIERMLPYWESDITVDLAAGKTVLVTAHGNSLRALVKHLDGISDDDIAELNIPTGIPLVYELDDDFRPTKPGAYLDPEAAAAGAAAVAAQGKK, encoded by the coding sequence ATGACTTCGACCCTCATCCTCCTTCGGCACGGCAACAGCGACTGGAACCAGAAGAACCTCTTCACCGGGTGGGTCGACGTCCGCCTCAGCGAGCAGGGCGTCGCCGAGGCGAAGCGCGCCGGCGAGTTGCTGTCGTCGTCGGGTCTCAAGGCCGACATCCTCTACACGTCGCTCCTCACCCGCGCGATTCAGACCGCCAACCTCGCCCTCGAGGTCGCCGACCGCCTGTGGATCCCGGTCAAGCGATCGTGGCGTCTCAACGAGCGTCACTACGGTGCGCTGCAGGGCAAGGACAAGGCGCAGACGCTCGAGCAGTACGGCCCCGAGCAGTTCCAGACCTGGCGCCGCTCGTTCGACGTGCCGCCGCCGCCTCTCGACGACGATTCCGAGTTCTCGCAGGCGCACGACGAGCGCTACGCCGACCTCGGCGCCGACGCCCCGCGCACCGAGTCGCTCAAGCTCGTCATCGAGCGCATGCTGCCCTACTGGGAGAGCGACATCACCGTCGACCTCGCGGCCGGCAAGACCGTGCTCGTCACGGCCCACGGCAACTCGCTGCGTGCCCTGGTCAAGCACCTCGACGGCATCAGCGACGACGACATCGCCGAGCTCAACATTCCCACGGGCATCCCGCTCGTCTACGAGCTCGACGACGACTTCCGCCCCACGAAGCCGGGCGCCTACCTCGACCCCGAGGCTGCCGCCGCTGGTGCCGCCGCGGTCGCTGCGCAGGGCAAGAAGTAG
- the pstC gene encoding phosphate ABC transporter permease subunit PstC, which translates to MTASAERPAPTRSSRPKATVRIGDRVFSLATLISGSLILLVLVLVALFLIVQSIPAFTAKPGTLPDASKNFWVYVGPLVFGTIWAAILALIMATPFSLGIALFISHYAPRRISQVLGYIIDLLAAVPSVVFGLWGVLVLAPFVQPFYNTLVTHAGWFPLFAGPVSGTGKTILTAAIVLAVMCIPIMTAVMREIFLQAPRLHEEAALALGATRWEMIRMAVLPFARSGIVSAIMLGLGRALGETLAIAIVLSPATVINVFLLTSTNPNTIAANIALQFNEAQGVGLNTLIASGLILFVITLVINMLARFVVNRRKAFSGAN; encoded by the coding sequence ATGACCGCATCCGCGGAACGCCCCGCCCCGACGCGCAGCAGTCGCCCCAAGGCCACGGTTCGCATCGGCGACCGGGTCTTCTCTCTCGCGACACTGATCTCGGGGTCGCTGATCCTCCTGGTCCTGGTGCTCGTCGCGCTGTTCCTCATCGTGCAGAGCATCCCGGCCTTCACCGCCAAGCCCGGCACCCTGCCCGACGCGTCGAAGAACTTCTGGGTCTACGTGGGCCCGCTCGTCTTCGGAACGATCTGGGCGGCGATCCTGGCCCTGATCATGGCGACGCCGTTCTCGCTCGGCATCGCGCTGTTCATCTCGCACTACGCACCCCGCCGCATCAGCCAGGTGCTCGGCTACATCATCGACCTGCTGGCCGCCGTGCCCAGTGTCGTCTTCGGCCTCTGGGGCGTGCTCGTGCTCGCCCCCTTCGTGCAGCCCTTCTACAACACGCTCGTCACGCACGCCGGCTGGTTCCCGCTGTTCGCCGGCCCCGTCTCGGGCACCGGCAAGACCATCCTCACCGCGGCCATCGTGCTCGCCGTGATGTGCATCCCGATCATGACCGCCGTCATGCGCGAGATCTTCCTCCAGGCGCCGCGCCTCCACGAGGAGGCCGCGCTGGCCCTCGGGGCGACGCGCTGGGAGATGATCCGGATGGCCGTCCTTCCGTTCGCTCGCTCGGGCATCGTCTCGGCCATCATGCTCGGCCTCGGCCGCGCGCTCGGTGAGACCCTGGCCATCGCCATCGTGCTGTCGCCGGCCACCGTCATCAACGTCTTCCTGCTCACCAGCACGAACCCCAACACGATCGCGGCGAACATCGCCCTGCAGTTCAATGAGGCGCAGGGCGTCGGGCTCAACACCCTCATCGCGTCCGGACTGATCCTGTTCGTCATCACGCTGGTGATCAACATGCTCGCCCGCTTCGTCGTCAACCGCCGCAAGGCCTTCTCGGGAGCCAACTGA
- a CDS encoding folate-binding protein YgfZ, producing the protein MSTETSPAGAEARTPFASRAGFVADEATGTAAHYGNPLVEQRRLIGGTALVEMGARGVLTVTGPDRLSWLDSLTSQSLKGLQHGESTETLLLDPAGRLEHAAGVFDDGVTTWLLVEHAEALAFTTWLDRMRFMLRVEVADRSADFAVIGAFADLGLPAASPAGVPLVWVDPWHEIAIGGVGYAAEAGHPAGEWTYRETLVARDDLPALAASDVPAAGLLAFEALRIAAWRPRLTAEVDERSIPHELDWLRSAVHLDKGCYRGQETVAKVHNLGHPPRRLVMLHLDGSDNVLPAPGSLVVLPPAALSDDSPREVGHVTSSAVHFELGPVALAVVKRSTDTAAPLSVVAGDTVVAAAQQTIVPPEAGAAAGVPRLPRLGATRR; encoded by the coding sequence ATGTCGACTGAGACGTCTCCTGCCGGCGCAGAGGCCCGCACCCCGTTCGCATCGCGCGCGGGCTTCGTCGCCGACGAGGCCACCGGCACGGCCGCGCACTACGGCAACCCGCTCGTCGAGCAGCGCCGGTTGATCGGTGGTACGGCCCTCGTCGAGATGGGTGCTCGCGGCGTCCTCACGGTCACCGGGCCCGACCGACTGTCGTGGCTCGACTCGCTGACGAGCCAGAGCCTCAAGGGGCTGCAACACGGCGAATCGACCGAGACGCTGCTGCTCGATCCTGCCGGCCGCCTCGAGCACGCCGCGGGAGTTTTCGACGACGGCGTCACGACGTGGCTGCTCGTCGAGCACGCCGAAGCCCTGGCCTTCACGACGTGGCTCGACCGCATGCGCTTCATGCTGCGCGTCGAGGTCGCCGATCGCAGCGCCGACTTCGCCGTGATCGGCGCGTTCGCCGACCTCGGGCTTCCTGCCGCCTCACCTGCTGGTGTGCCGCTCGTCTGGGTCGACCCCTGGCACGAGATCGCGATCGGGGGAGTGGGCTACGCCGCCGAGGCGGGCCATCCGGCCGGCGAGTGGACGTATCGCGAGACGTTGGTGGCGCGCGACGACCTGCCCGCGCTCGCCGCCTCCGACGTGCCCGCCGCCGGCCTGCTGGCCTTCGAGGCGCTGCGCATCGCCGCGTGGCGACCTCGCCTCACCGCCGAGGTCGACGAGCGCTCCATCCCGCACGAGCTCGACTGGCTGCGCAGCGCCGTGCACCTCGACAAGGGCTGCTATCGAGGGCAAGAGACCGTGGCGAAGGTGCACAACCTCGGCCACCCGCCGCGTCGCCTGGTGATGCTGCACCTCGACGGCTCCGACAACGTGCTGCCCGCGCCCGGCTCGCTCGTGGTGCTGCCTCCGGCCGCACTGTCCGACGACTCGCCTCGCGAGGTCGGTCACGTCACCTCCAGCGCCGTCCACTTCGAGCTGGGCCCCGTCGCGCTGGCCGTGGTCAAGCGCTCGACCGACACTGCCGCACCCCTGTCGGTCGTCGCCGGCGACACCGTCGTGGCCGCCGCGCAGCAGACCATCGTGCCGCCCGAGGCCGGCGCCGCAGCCGGCGTGCCCCGCCTCCCGCGCCTCGGCGCCACCCGCCGCTGA
- a CDS encoding phosphate ABC transporter substrate-binding protein PstS yields the protein MNKKRIGSIAAIAVVGVLALSSCAANESSTPAASATSGSGSSSAPVSGTINGIGSSAQGVAETTWAAGFQTANPNATVNYDPQGSGAGRTSFASGAANFAGSDAALATADLSGSFAACATGTKGIDIPVYISPISLAYNISGVKDLTLDASTIAGIFSGSIKTWNDPAIKALNSGVSLPSAAITVVHRSDDSGTTENFTEYLASQAPKVWTKPASQTFPYTVGDAAKGTSGVASAVQNSTNSIAYIDKSGAGSLSLAKVKFGDKATTISATGAAAVVTKSPLVSGRTKNDIAVNIDRSLTAKGDWPIVLVSYLITCQTYKSSTVGKEVKAYAEYVTSPAAQKAAAAQAGSAPLSGTLSTDAQKAAASIK from the coding sequence GTGAACAAGAAGCGAATCGGCAGCATCGCCGCCATCGCCGTTGTGGGCGTCCTCGCCCTCAGCTCGTGCGCCGCCAACGAGTCCTCGACGCCGGCCGCCAGCGCCACGTCCGGCTCCGGCTCGTCGAGCGCCCCCGTCTCGGGCACCATCAACGGCATCGGCTCGTCCGCTCAGGGCGTCGCCGAGACCACGTGGGCCGCCGGCTTCCAGACCGCCAACCCGAACGCCACGGTCAACTACGACCCGCAGGGTTCGGGTGCCGGTCGCACCAGCTTCGCCTCGGGCGCCGCGAACTTCGCCGGCTCCGACGCCGCCCTCGCCACCGCAGACCTCTCCGGCTCGTTCGCCGCCTGCGCCACCGGCACCAAGGGCATCGACATCCCCGTCTACATCTCGCCGATCTCGCTGGCCTACAACATCAGCGGCGTGAAAGACCTGACCCTCGACGCCTCGACCATCGCGGGCATCTTCTCGGGCTCGATCAAGACCTGGAACGACCCGGCGATCAAGGCCCTCAACTCGGGCGTCTCGCTGCCGTCGGCCGCGATCACCGTCGTGCACCGCTCGGACGACTCGGGCACCACCGAGAACTTCACCGAGTACCTGGCCAGCCAGGCGCCCAAAGTGTGGACGAAGCCCGCTTCGCAGACCTTCCCCTACACCGTCGGCGACGCCGCCAAGGGCACCTCGGGTGTCGCCTCGGCCGTGCAGAACTCGACCAACAGCATCGCCTACATCGACAAGTCGGGCGCCGGCTCGCTGTCGCTCGCCAAGGTCAAGTTCGGTGACAAGGCCACCACGATCAGCGCCACCGGTGCTGCCGCCGTCGTCACCAAGTCGCCGCTCGTGTCGGGTCGAACCAAGAACGACATCGCCGTGAACATCGACCGCAGCCTCACCGCCAAGGGCGACTGGCCGATCGTGCTCGTCTCGTACCTCATCACCTGCCAGACCTACAAGAGCTCGACGGTCGGCAAAGAGGTCAAGGCGTACGCCGAGTACGTGACCAGCCCGGCCGCTCAGAAGGCCGCCGCCGCCCAGGCCGGCTCCGCGCCGCTCTCGGGCACGCTGTCGACCGACGCCCAGAAGGCCGCCGCCAGCATCAAGTAG
- a CDS encoding anti-sigma factor domain-containing protein: MSDRSSTSGNGSVPEVDSLSGAYVLNALNDDERTLFEARMSESDDIRTEVTDLKETALLLGHAVKPVAPSPALRASILGLIESTPQLPPLEKPQDATATSTPSVASAAGRHADSATETSGAQILQPIPLARQRWFMRPGALLIGAAAAAVIVFGGVSLTNNITHPTSSVSSEAGSDVSQILSASDVAHSVADVSTGGKATLYWSDKLQRSAVVLNGVTSLPSDKTYQLWYINGKSIKSAGTVSASSNDVTQVLQGNLAKGDTVGITVEPNGGSRQPTTKPIVAISV; encoded by the coding sequence ATGAGCGACCGCAGCTCGACGTCTGGCAATGGCAGCGTCCCCGAGGTCGACAGCCTGTCGGGCGCCTACGTGCTCAACGCCCTGAACGACGACGAACGAACCCTTTTCGAGGCTCGCATGAGCGAGTCCGACGACATCAGAACGGAGGTGACCGACTTGAAAGAAACGGCTCTGCTCCTCGGCCACGCCGTGAAGCCTGTCGCGCCCTCGCCAGCCCTCCGGGCCAGCATCCTGGGCCTCATCGAATCCACCCCGCAGCTCCCTCCCCTCGAGAAGCCGCAGGATGCCACGGCCACGTCGACCCCGTCGGTCGCCTCGGCCGCCGGTCGCCACGCCGACTCGGCCACCGAGACCTCAGGCGCGCAGATCCTCCAGCCCATCCCCCTGGCACGCCAGCGCTGGTTCATGCGCCCCGGTGCACTCCTGATCGGTGCCGCTGCCGCGGCCGTCATCGTCTTCGGCGGTGTCTCGCTGACCAACAACATCACCCACCCGACCTCGTCGGTATCGTCGGAGGCAGGGTCGGACGTCTCCCAGATCCTGTCCGCCTCCGACGTCGCCCACTCCGTCGCCGACGTCTCGACGGGTGGCAAGGCCACGCTCTACTGGTCGGACAAGCTTCAGCGTTCGGCGGTCGTCCTCAACGGTGTCACCTCGCTGCCGAGCGACAAGACCTACCAGCTCTGGTACATCAACGGGAAGTCGATCAAGTCGGCCGGCACGGTGAGCGCTTCGTCGAACGATGTCACGCAGGTGCTCCAGGGCAACCTCGCCAAGGGCGACACGGTGGGCATCACGGTCGAGCCGAACGGCGGCTCACGCCAGCCCACGACCAAGCCGATCGTCGCGATCTCGGTCTAG
- the pstB gene encoding phosphate ABC transporter ATP-binding protein PstB, with translation MSKRIEVKDLNVYYSKFRAVEDVNITIEPRTVTAFIGPSGCGKSTFLRTLNRMHEVIPGAYVEGEVLIDGNDLYAPGVDPVLVRRQVGMVFQRPNPFPTMSIRDNVLAGVKLNNRRMSKGDQDSLVEKSLLGANLWNEVKDRLDKPGSGLSGGQQQRLCIARAIAVSPDVVLMDEPCSALDPISTLAIEDLIEELKQEYTIVIVTHNMQQASRVSDKTAFFNIAGTGKPGKLIEYNDTATMFSNPTVQATEDYVSGRFG, from the coding sequence GTGTCCAAGCGCATCGAAGTCAAAGACCTCAACGTCTACTACAGCAAGTTCCGCGCCGTCGAAGACGTCAACATCACGATCGAACCCCGCACCGTCACGGCCTTCATCGGCCCGTCGGGCTGCGGCAAGTCGACCTTCCTCCGCACGCTCAACCGCATGCACGAGGTCATCCCCGGCGCCTACGTCGAGGGCGAGGTGCTGATCGACGGCAACGACCTCTATGCGCCCGGCGTCGACCCGGTCCTCGTGCGCCGCCAGGTCGGCATGGTCTTCCAGCGCCCGAACCCCTTCCCCACGATGTCGATCCGCGACAACGTCCTCGCCGGCGTCAAGCTCAACAACCGCCGCATGTCGAAGGGCGACCAGGACTCTCTCGTCGAGAAGAGCCTGCTCGGCGCCAACCTCTGGAACGAGGTCAAGGATCGCCTCGACAAGCCCGGCTCCGGTCTCTCCGGCGGCCAGCAGCAGCGCCTCTGCATCGCCCGCGCGATCGCGGTGTCGCCCGACGTCGTGCTGATGGACGAGCCCTGCTCGGCCCTCGACCCGATCTCGACGCTCGCCATCGAAGACCTCATCGAGGAGCTCAAGCAGGAGTACACGATCGTGATCGTGACCCACAACATGCAGCAGGCCTCGCGCGTCAGCGACAAGACGGCCTTCTTCAACATCGCCGGCACCGGCAAGCCCGGCAAGCTCATCGAGTACAACGACACCGCGACCATGTTCTCGAACCCGACCGTGCAGGCCACCGAAGACTACGTCTCGGGTCGTTTCGGTTGA
- a CDS encoding FABP family protein yields MIEIPVDLPAELVPLSWLIGVWEGTGVVDYKTGEGDETRRTHEFGQRVSFSHDGLPFLNYSSYSWLLDEEHTPLVSETGYWRLDRPAEEGDRGPAMLPGVGIQPFTTPRAVEILRTPDDGFDIEVALVHPTGVNELYLGRVKGPRIDLATDAVVRSSNAKEYSAATRMYGLVENHLLWAWDVAALGNELRTHASGRLAHVD; encoded by the coding sequence GTGATCGAGATCCCTGTCGACCTCCCCGCCGAGCTCGTGCCGCTGTCGTGGCTCATCGGCGTCTGGGAGGGCACCGGTGTAGTCGACTACAAGACCGGCGAAGGCGACGAGACCCGCCGCACGCACGAGTTCGGGCAGCGCGTCAGCTTCAGTCATGACGGCCTGCCGTTCTTGAACTACTCCTCCTATTCGTGGCTGCTCGACGAAGAGCACACCCCTCTCGTCAGCGAGACGGGCTACTGGCGCCTCGACCGCCCCGCCGAAGAGGGCGACCGTGGGCCGGCGATGCTGCCGGGCGTGGGCATCCAGCCGTTCACGACCCCCCGGGCCGTCGAAATCCTGCGCACCCCCGACGACGGCTTCGACATCGAGGTCGCGCTCGTGCACCCCACCGGCGTCAACGAGCTCTATCTCGGCCGAGTCAAAGGGCCGCGCATCGATCTCGCGACCGACGCCGTCGTCAGATCGAGCAACGCGAAAGAATACTCGGCGGCGACGCGCATGTACGGCCTCGTCGAGAACCACCTGCTGTGGGCCTGGGATGTCGCCGCCCTCGGCAACGAGCTGCGAACGCACGCGTCGGGGCGGCTCGCGCATGTCGACTGA
- the pstA gene encoding phosphate ABC transporter permease PstA translates to MSVAVRPSSATRSNTLTAGKLPKAAPWGLLVISWAIFTVVFLLLKASGSTKDFNIVGALFFGTILFDVLIVVISMVVEGGRKAKDRLVTSLVMSAFIVVLLPLVSLIYTVISRGVARFDVMYFTYSMRNVISVGGGALHAIVGTLEITAFATLISVPIGILTSVYLVEYGRGRLARAITFFVDVMTGIPSIVAGLFAYSLFALFAGPAIRAGVVGSIALSVLMIPVVVRSSEEILKIVPNELREASYALGVPKWLTILKIILPTSIAGLTTGVMLAISRVIGETAPLLLTTGFTTDMNYNLFSDRMMTLPVFVYTQYANQGPIATPYLERAWTGALVLILIVMALNLIARLVGRLFSPKLR, encoded by the coding sequence ATGTCGGTCGCCGTCCGCCCCTCCAGCGCCACCCGCTCGAACACCCTCACCGCCGGCAAGCTGCCGAAAGCCGCGCCCTGGGGCCTCCTGGTCATCAGCTGGGCCATCTTCACCGTCGTCTTCCTGCTGCTGAAGGCCTCGGGATCGACCAAGGACTTCAACATCGTCGGGGCGCTCTTCTTCGGCACCATCCTCTTCGACGTGCTCATCGTCGTGATCTCGATGGTGGTCGAGGGCGGGCGCAAGGCGAAGGACCGCCTCGTCACCTCGCTCGTGATGAGCGCCTTCATCGTCGTGTTGCTGCCGCTCGTCTCGCTGATCTACACGGTGATCTCGCGCGGTGTCGCCCGCTTCGACGTCATGTACTTCACGTACTCGATGCGCAACGTCATCAGCGTCGGCGGCGGTGCCCTGCACGCGATCGTCGGAACCCTCGAGATCACCGCGTTCGCGACGCTGATCAGCGTGCCCATCGGCATCCTGACGAGTGTCTACCTCGTCGAGTACGGGCGCGGTCGACTCGCCCGCGCCATCACGTTCTTCGTCGACGTCATGACGGGCATCCCGTCGATCGTCGCCGGCCTCTTCGCCTACTCGCTGTTCGCCCTCTTCGCCGGGCCGGCCATCCGCGCCGGCGTCGTCGGCTCGATCGCGCTGAGCGTGCTGATGATCCCGGTCGTCGTGCGGTCGAGCGAAGAGATCCTGAAGATCGTGCCGAACGAGCTGCGCGAGGCGAGCTACGCCCTCGGCGTGCCGAAATGGCTGACCATCCTGAAGATCATCCTGCCGACCTCGATCGCCGGCCTCACCACCGGCGTCATGCTGGCCATCTCACGCGTCATCGGCGAGACCGCGCCGCTCTTGCTCACCACGGGCTTCACGACCGACATGAACTACAACCTCTTCAGCGACCGGATGATGACGCTGCCGGTGTTCGTGTACACGCAGTACGCGAACCAGGGCCCCATCGCGACGCCGTACCTCGAGCGCGCGTGGACGGGTGCTCTCGTCCTGATCCTGATCGTCATGGCGCTCAACCTGATCGCGCGGCTCGTCGGCCGCCTCTTCTCGCCCAAGCTCCGCTAG
- a CDS encoding winged helix-turn-helix domain-containing protein, with protein MAQLLVLTSAPTPDVLPALALLSHRTRQIPAEPSHLVNAPSSDLIFVDARGDLSSAKSLCKILRTTGVTVPIVLVLTEGGLTAVNSEWGVDDVILESAGPAEVDARIRLVTGRLAQTQSGSKIQASGVVIDEASYSAKVHGRPLDLTFKEFELLRFFATHPSRVFTREQLLSEVWGYDYFGGTRTVDVHVRRLRAKLGDLESLIGTVRNVGYRFNVYDDDTRDVPVLSS; from the coding sequence GTGGCGCAGCTCTTGGTCCTCACCTCTGCACCGACGCCCGATGTGCTGCCGGCACTGGCCCTCTTGAGCCACCGTACGCGCCAGATCCCCGCCGAGCCGTCGCATCTGGTGAACGCCCCCTCCAGCGATCTGATCTTCGTCGACGCTCGGGGCGACCTGTCGAGCGCGAAGTCGCTGTGCAAGATCCTGCGCACCACGGGCGTCACGGTGCCCATCGTGCTCGTGCTGACCGAAGGCGGTCTCACCGCGGTCAACTCCGAGTGGGGCGTCGACGACGTGATCCTCGAGTCGGCCGGGCCCGCCGAGGTCGACGCGCGCATCCGCCTCGTCACCGGTCGTCTCGCGCAGACGCAGTCGGGCTCGAAGATCCAGGCCTCCGGCGTGGTCATCGACGAGGCCAGCTATTCGGCCAAGGTGCACGGCCGCCCGCTCGATCTCACCTTCAAAGAGTTCGAGCTGCTCCGCTTCTTCGCGACGCACCCGTCGCGCGTCTTCACCCGCGAGCAGCTGCTCAGCGAGGTGTGGGGCTACGACTACTTCGGCGGCACCCGCACGGTCGACGTGCACGTGCGGCGCCTCCGCGCCAAACTGGGCGACCTCGAGTCGCTGATCGGCACCGTGCGCAACGTCGGCTACCGCTTCAACGTCTACGACGACGACACGCGTGACGTGCCGGTCCTGTCCTCCTAG
- a CDS encoding methylase, producing MPIGQVTRGTTGTNRLRRVDRWIAALPAFRRAADPLVVDLGYGASATTPLELHQRLAKVRPDVEVVGIEIEPERVRVAQLEARPGVSFRLGGFEVPLSPTDEARGRHPAIIRAFNVLRQYDEDQVAHAWDLMTSRLATDGILIEGTCNEVGRVASWVDVTSEGPQTFTASLHLGSLESPTIIAERLPKALIHRNVEGERVHSFLQDLDRQWAYNAGLAVYSPVQRWVGTVEGMRAAGWPVLNGRSRWRLGEVTVPWSAVAPL from the coding sequence ATGCCTATCGGCCAAGTGACGCGCGGCACCACCGGCACCAACCGCCTCCGCCGCGTCGACCGCTGGATCGCCGCGCTTCCGGCCTTCCGCCGCGCGGCCGACCCGCTGGTCGTCGACCTCGGCTACGGCGCGAGCGCGACGACGCCGCTCGAGCTGCACCAGCGACTGGCGAAGGTGCGCCCCGACGTCGAGGTGGTGGGCATCGAGATCGAGCCCGAGCGAGTGCGAGTGGCGCAGCTGGAGGCGCGGCCGGGAGTCTCCTTCCGGCTGGGCGGGTTCGAGGTGCCGCTCTCGCCGACGGACGAGGCGAGGGGCCGGCATCCTGCGATCATCCGGGCCTTCAACGTGCTGCGGCAATACGACGAAGACCAGGTCGCGCACGCGTGGGACCTGATGACGTCGCGCCTGGCGACCGACGGCATCCTGATCGAGGGCACCTGCAACGAGGTGGGCCGCGTGGCGAGCTGGGTCGACGTGACGAGCGAGGGGCCGCAGACCTTCACGGCGTCGCTGCACCTCGGGTCGCTCGAGTCACCGACGATCATCGCCGAGCGCCTGCCGAAGGCGCTGATCCACCGCAACGTCGAGGGCGAGCGGGTGCACTCGTTCTTGCAGGATCTCGACCGGCAGTGGGCCTACAACGCCGGGCTCGCGGTCTACTCGCCCGTGCAGCGCTGGGTCGGCACGGTCGAGGGGATGCGCGCCGCCGGCTGGCCCGTGCTGAACGGCCGCTCGCGCTGGCGCCTCGGCGAGGTCACCGTGCCCTGGTCGGCCGTCGCTCCCCTCTGA
- the mshD gene encoding mycothiol synthase, with protein sequence MDFALLSSLASTAQAADGAPPFSDQALVEARRGDATVLGDARAAAILRPGEAELVVDPAARRHGLGTGLLRTVVETTEGPLAVWAHGDHPGARRLADEFGFGATRRLLQQRASVPQDATAPRLPAGTVTASFRPGLDDAVWLDLNARAFATHPEQGSMTQGDLDDRKADAWFDADDLLMLWQGDELVAFCWLKVEPDARGFADQDSPATGEPGEFYAVAVSPERQGQHLGGAAVDAGLARLRSRGVATASLYVEGDNTAALRLYAARGFTDYAVDVQYTLSR encoded by the coding sequence ATGGACTTCGCGCTCCTCTCCTCTCTCGCATCGACGGCCCAGGCCGCCGACGGGGCTCCCCCGTTCTCCGACCAGGCGCTGGTCGAGGCGCGGCGCGGCGACGCGACCGTCCTCGGGGATGCCAGGGCGGCGGCGATCCTGCGACCCGGCGAAGCCGAACTCGTGGTCGATCCCGCGGCTCGCCGGCACGGCCTCGGCACCGGCCTGCTGCGCACCGTCGTCGAGACGACCGAGGGGCCGCTCGCCGTCTGGGCACACGGCGACCACCCGGGTGCGCGGCGCCTCGCCGACGAGTTCGGGTTCGGGGCGACCCGTCGCCTCCTGCAGCAGCGGGCCTCGGTGCCGCAGGATGCCACGGCTCCCCGTCTGCCCGCAGGCACCGTCACGGCCTCGTTCCGCCCCGGCCTGGACGACGCCGTGTGGCTCGACCTGAACGCGCGCGCCTTCGCCACGCACCCCGAGCAGGGCTCCATGACGCAGGGAGACCTCGACGACCGGAAGGCCGACGCCTGGTTCGACGCCGACGACCTGCTGATGCTGTGGCAGGGCGACGAGCTCGTCGCGTTCTGCTGGTTGAAGGTCGAGCCGGATGCCCGCGGCTTCGCCGATCAGGATTCGCCCGCGACCGGCGAGCCGGGCGAGTTCTACGCGGTCGCCGTGTCGCCCGAGCGCCAGGGGCAGCACCTCGGCGGGGCCGCGGTCGACGCCGGGCTCGCGCGGCTTCGCTCTCGGGGCGTGGCCACGGCGTCGCTCTACGTCGAGGGCGACAACACCGCGGCGTTGCGCCTCTATGCCGCGCGGGGCTTCACCGACTACGCCGTCGACGTGCAGTACACCCTCTCGCGCTGA